One region of Fragaria vesca subsp. vesca linkage group LG4, FraVesHawaii_1.0, whole genome shotgun sequence genomic DNA includes:
- the LOC101292501 gene encoding AP2-like ethylene-responsive transcription factor At1g16060-like, producing the protein MAKLSNQNQKANGNNNATTTATAVNNANAVNKTAVTKVKRTRRSVPRDSPPQRSSIYRGVTRHRWTGRYEAHLWDKNCWNESQNKKGRQGAYDDEEAAAHAYDLAALKYWGQDTILNFPLATYQKEMNDMEGQSREEYIGSLRRKSSGFSRGVSKYRGVARHHHNGRWEARIGRVFGNKYLYLGTYATQEEAATAYDMAAIEYRGLNAVTNFDLSRYIKWLKPNGPNNDIIGQAITNPTTEAKLVGDVTQNPNELDQTGLGFFHNLAYSPPEETMMAQLPRPTTATSALGLLLQSSKFKEMMEMTTATDSSSMIMTSSSTPELHQCTFPDDIQTYFDCQDSTSYGDGDDAMFNELNSFIPSMFQCDFTV; encoded by the exons ATGGCCAAGTTATCAAATCAGAACCAGAAAGCCAATGGAAATAATAATGCAACTACTACTGCTACTGCTGTGAATAATGCAAATGCAGTTAATAAAACTGCAGTCACGAAGGTGAAACGAACGAGGAGAAGTGTGCCGAGAGACTCCCCGCCTCAACGCAGCTCCATTTATCGAGGCGTCACAAG GCACCGATGGACTGGCCGTTATGAGGCTCATCTGTGGGACAAGAATTGCTGGAATGAATCACAAAACAAGAAAGGCCGTCAAG GAGCATATGATGATGAAGAAGCTGCAGCACATGCTTATGACTTGGCAGCGCTGAAGTACTGGGGTCAAGATACAATTCTCAACTTTCCG TTAGCGACATATCAAAAAGAAATGAATGATATGGAAGGCCAATCAAGAGAGGAATATATTGGATCCTTGAGAAG GAAGAGCAGTGGTTTTTCTCGTGGAGTTTCTAAATATAGAGGTGTTGCTAG ACATCATCATAATGGAAGATGGGAAGCTCGAATTGGCCGGGTCTTTGGAAACAAGTATCTCTATCTCGGGACATATG CTACCCAAGAAGAGGCTGCTACAGCATATGACATGGCAGCTATAGAGTATCGTGGTCTCAATGCAGTAACCAACTTCGATCTCAGCCGTTACATTAAATGGCTAAAACCAAATGGTCCTAACAATGACATTATTGGCCAGGCAATAACTAACCCTACAACTGAAGCTAAATTGGTCGGAGATGTAACCCAAAACCCTAATGAGCTAGACCAAACTGGACTAGGTTTCTTCCACAACCTTGCATACAGTCCTCCCGAAGAAACCATGATGGCTCAGCTGCCTCGGCCGACCACTGCTACATCAGCCCTAGGGCTCCTACTTCAATCATCAAAGTTCAAGGAGATGATGGAGATGACCACGGCCACTGACAGTTCATCGATGATCATGACATCGTCGTCGACGCCGGAACTGCACCAATGCACGTTTCCCGACGACATACAAACTTACTTTGATTGCCAGGATTCTACTAGCTATGGAGATGGAGACGATGCTATGTTCAATGAGCTCAACTCATTCATCCCGTCCATGTTTCAA